Proteins encoded in a region of the Clostridium beijerinckii genome:
- a CDS encoding cobalamin B12-binding domain-containing protein yields the protein MMNWEAFEKALINYDKLEVNKILQHFLAEKNGIDFIDDYIVKSLTSIGEKWERGEVALSQIYMSSRLCEEIAISILDEKNFTIKNAKPIAIVTLEDYHTLGKKIVSAVVRSSGFDLIDYGSISGPEEIIKRVTEDRIKILMISVLMYPSALKIKKISQMLHEKDPSIKILVGGAPFLMDSTLWEEVGADKMGKSAADNIVIIEQWMKEDS from the coding sequence ATGATGAATTGGGAGGCGTTTGAAAAGGCTTTAATTAATTACGATAAGTTAGAAGTTAATAAAATTCTTCAACATTTTTTAGCTGAAAAAAATGGGATTGATTTTATCGATGATTATATAGTTAAGTCATTGACTTCCATTGGGGAAAAGTGGGAAAGAGGAGAAGTAGCTTTATCACAGATATATATGAGCAGCAGGCTTTGTGAGGAAATTGCTATTTCTATTTTGGATGAAAAAAATTTCACAATTAAGAATGCAAAGCCGATTGCAATAGTGACTCTTGAGGACTATCACACTCTTGGAAAGAAAATCGTAAGTGCTGTTGTGAGGTCAAGTGGTTTTGACCTTATAGACTACGGTTCTATAAGTGGACCAGAGGAGATAATAAAGAGAGTCACTGAAGATAGGATAAAAATACTTATGATATCAGTATTAATGTATCCATCTGCTTTAAAAATTAAGAAAATATCTCAAATGCTTCATGAAAAGGATCCTTCAATTAAAATATTGGTTGGGGGGGCACCTTTTTTAATGGATAGCACTCTTTGGGAAGAAGTTGGCGCAGATAAAATGGGGAAAAGCGCAGCCGATAATATTGTTATTATAGAACAATGGATGAAGGAGGATTCTTAA
- a CDS encoding uroporphyrinogen decarboxylase family protein, whose translation MEKRYTSMERVLTTMSKHEPDKVPLFLMCTHYCAKFLDVSIKNYFSKPENVARGQMILLKKFNNDCLNPFYSAAHEYAAFGSEVIFNEAGSPNAGEPIIKNFDDILKLQPPDVKNSKTLRNCLETISILKEEVGMSVPIAGGVLSPFSLPILQMGFDKYIELIYEKPELLDHLIKINERFCTEWANMQLRAGATFISYIDSMSVSSVIPKSIYLKTGFLSAKRTIPTIKSDVAIATSSASSASILEEILEAGIKAILVSHTDDLAEIKKKVGKRATLLGNLNGIEMCRWTRSDAEYNVKEAIKKAGVGGGFILCDSLGDIPYQVSEDILYEISESVNKWGRYPLNWR comes from the coding sequence ATGGAAAAAAGGTATACTTCGATGGAAAGAGTGTTGACAACTATGAGCAAGCATGAACCAGACAAGGTTCCATTGTTTTTAATGTGTACACATTACTGCGCAAAATTTTTAGATGTATCAATTAAAAACTATTTTAGTAAACCTGAGAATGTAGCAAGAGGACAAATGATACTTCTTAAAAAATTTAATAATGATTGTTTGAATCCATTTTATTCTGCTGCTCATGAGTATGCAGCTTTTGGAAGCGAAGTTATTTTCAATGAAGCAGGTTCTCCAAATGCTGGTGAACCAATAATAAAAAACTTTGACGATATTTTAAAATTACAACCACCAGATGTTAAAAATTCAAAAACTCTTAGAAACTGTCTTGAGACAATATCAATACTGAAGGAGGAAGTGGGGATGTCGGTCCCTATTGCTGGGGGCGTGTTATCTCCTTTTTCACTTCCTATTCTTCAAATGGGTTTTGATAAGTATATTGAACTTATTTATGAAAAACCAGAGTTGTTGGATCATCTTATAAAAATTAATGAAAGGTTTTGCACTGAATGGGCAAATATGCAATTGAGGGCAGGTGCAACATTTATATCATATATAGATTCTATGTCTGTATCTTCAGTTATTCCTAAAAGTATATATTTAAAGACTGGATTCCTTTCTGCAAAGAGAACAATACCCACTATTAAAAGTGATGTAGCCATAGCTACTTCCTCGGCAAGTTCTGCCTCAATACTCGAGGAAATCCTTGAAGCTGGGATTAAAGCTATTCTGGTAAGCCATACTGACGATCTAGCTGAAATAAAGAAGAAAGTCGGCAAAAGAGCTACATTGCTTGGAAATCTAAATGGTATTGAAATGTGCAGGTGGACCAGATCTGATGCTGAATATAATGTTAAGGAAGCGATAAAAAAAGCTGGAGTTGGTGGTGGTTTCATCTTGTGCGACAGTTTAGGAGACATTCCTTATCAGGTTAGTGAGGATATTCTTTATGAAATATCAGAGAGTGTAAATAAGTGGGGAAGATATCCATTAAATTGGAGGTGA